GTGGGAGGACTCTAAGCGAATGCGTCTCGTTGTTAAAGCTGATATTTTGACTGAGATGAAGGAATTTCTTCGTCGTCAAAAGCAATAACTCTTCTTTTCAGACGGCCTTCATTTAGATGAAGGATTTCATCAGTTGTCGTCCGTCTATATATTTATTCCCAGTTTGACTTGTACATGAATTTTGTTGTGGGTGTGTGTATTCATTGTGCTTCGACTTCCTTCTTTCGACATCTTGTGATCTGTATTAATAATGGGATTAAAAATCATCGTCAAAACTATTGATAGCCTAAAAGAGCCTTGTCAATCTTACAcaaacataatattatattacCATGAtgattatcttttattttttcctattagTTGTGGGTATAAACATAATATCTACATTGAATAATTTTGTCAATAATATATCCCTAGCTCTCCTTTAAAATCTTGTGATGTTGTTATCATGAACATTTGAAATTAGATAGTTCTTATCCTTGACCACATCTTTGGACAAAGATCCATTTTGGGTTTATATAAGCTAAACAAGCTACTCATAATTCAGTAGGTCCTCCAACTTGGTAGATAACAATAAGCTCTTTCTTggaaatttccttttttttttcttggccTATCTGGGCAATTTTTGCATATCTAGGCATGTCACCATcactattatttcttaaaaatcaaGAATCCAAACAGTTGTAAATCACATCAATATGCTTTTTTATGCATTCTTCAAAGTATCCTTGCAAACATAAAGAGCTATTTACCTAGCAAGTGCTCTTCTATTTCCCCTCATAAGTGAATGAAACAGTTTCTGTTTAAAGTTCAAGATGGTAAAACTTGTAAAGAGTTGCCTGCGATTATCCCTCAAGTTCACAAACATAACAATAGGATTTATGGGCATTGCAATGCTTATTTATGGTGTATGGATGATTAGAGTTTGGCAGCGCGATGCAGCCAACTCACCTTCATCCCCTGATTATGCTCAATTTCCTTGGTGAGTTCTCAACTAAGAAACTTGGGTAtttaactttcttttttattttacaatacaGTATAATTTTCTCTGCGCTAATACTCACAGTGGTGAAATAATGACAGGTTTATCCATGCATTTCTTGGTGTTGGCACTGCTTTGTGTGCAATcactttccttggtcatgttgCAGCAAACTCTTCCAACTCCTATTGCCTCTCATTTGtatcctttttctttatatttctcATATATACTCTTTCaggaaatttatttttggttgttggaaaaaaagaaactgcatagagagaaaaaagaatGGACCTTAACTATACTTATAGTATATGTTCATCatatttgttcttcttttagcAGAGATTGCAATTACAGCTGATGTTTTCTTGAACTCTGATTGGGAGAAGGTATGCATCTAAGAAATCCTATATCATATtgttatattcaaatttatCTTTCTGTATTCTATTGATCAGGACATCAACAAAACAACCTTGTTGCaacacctcgactaattccataGGGTAGCTTATTAGAAAAGtaggaaaatataattgaagaagaaatgaCTTTGAGGCGTGAAAGAATAGACTTTCCTTAAAAGAGATATTACTCGTATACAGATTGGGGAAAATACAAGAAATTTCCTTCAGGATACAACAAAGATCATGTTTATATCTGCAGATTTTTCTTAtagaaatgacttttcattttcataataGTCATGTTTTTTCACGAATAGATGTGTTTGTACAACTTAAAACTTCTATGTACCGGGTAACTCTGTCCCGCCAAGGCTTGGACAATTGCTTCTCTCCAATGCTCTCACTATGTTTTACCTAAATCAGGATTTACCAGAAGATCCATCAGGAAGGTTTGATGATTTCAAAGATTTTGTGGACTCGAATAGCGATATCTGCCAATGGATTGCCCTGCTCTGTGTTGTAACACAGGTAAGAAATAAAAGCAACCACCTTCAAGAATTTTAGTATGTTTTTCCTTGGCTCAAATTAGTTACATGATTCttaataaataagaaatgatCATAAGCAGGGGTGTTGTATCTTATTGGCTACAATTCTAAGAACTCTTGGGCAAGTTAAGGAAAATAGTCATGAGTATGAAGGTGAATATGCAGAACCATCAGCTCCACTTCTTCGCCCTCCGGAACTGCCACCAAATCCTCTGTATCCATATGTTATTGGTGAACCAGTTCATATTGAACCACATTCTGTCTACAAGAATGTTTGAGTTTTGGAAGACAAAAGGTTTGTTCAATTGTTAGAATTGAAAAATCTTgtaacttgtttttttttttggcttcttATGTTACTAAAGTTTTCCAGTTTTTGCAGAAAGCTGAAGTGAATGAAGTTTTCCTTTAAGGAAAGAAAAAGGTTGTTGAGGCAGTATTAAGTAAGCACAACTGAAAtattgaacttgaattttggtGATTGGGACTAAGGATATACTGCTTAGGCAGTATTGGTTATGCTATGTAGCATCTCCAATTGCTTAAGAATGAGTTTTTATTAGAAACAGATGAGaccatatttgtatatttaaaatagtagTATTGTTTTGcaacttttatgttttattatcaCAGTGAATTATATATGTTGGATATGTATGTTATTGTCAAAGTAAATTATTGAATAttgaacaaagaaaagaaaggaacaAAGGGAAATGAAAGAGCTAACCATAACCCTGCTAAAAGGCCCTACAGTTCCATCCCATTACATATTAAACTCCTTTTGATTTCTTCGTATTTTAAATCcgaccatctccaaccctactctattttactctccattctctatatttggagggTAAAATAGAGAATGTCCTCTCCAACCACTCTCTATTTTACCCTCTACTCTCCAATTATAGAGAGTTGAATAGTACTTcttcaaatttggagaactactatttcactttttgaatattatattattatttctactattttataattaacatattatttttcatataaggctattaattaaatctctaatatttacaattctttttaaatgtaatataacatttttaaaaatattttattttatatatactactttcatctcgaattaataatattttaaatatttttttaattttcgtcACTTTGTGATACAATTTgatgttattattaattttcactacgaagaatgcacaaaatttaaatgatgagctaaaaaatttaatttaaaaatataatacattacataataatttaaatacaagataacaatacaatacaatgcataacataataattttaaaaatcacaacaataatttagtaaCCCAGTAGGTCGTTTCTAGATTTAACGatattcaaaaaagaaattagtgTATGATTTAGAGAAGTTGTGGTTGTGATTGCAGTTATGCTTgctgatttctttttttaattattcgtaattataaaatataatttaatattaaataaaaaaattcaaaaaattaaaattttatattacatgaaaTTATATAGGATGATTATtcagaaaaaaaggaaagatttATATTATGGAATAcgaaaacaaaaatgaaatagaaataataatataatattgaggagaaaaaagaatattcttttttagagagtaaaatagagaattagGTTGGAGTTGattatatgaaaaaatagagaacttcatatttagagagtaaaatagagtgtagGGTTGAGATGCCTAGTGAAAATCGTATGcgaactttttcattttctgaACCATTTCATATCCTTGGGTAAGAAATTAACAGCAATACCTTACTTCAAATGCTtgcaaaaaaaaagggaaaattacagATTGGTAACTAAATACATCATAAATTATACACTCTTATAAATAGCAACCATAAAACTCTGCACTTGAGATAGCTCAAATGCTGGTATTTATGGCATACTTGAAGATtagaaaacaaacaacaaaaggGTACACTTGTGTTTTCAAGAAGTTAAACTGGAACTGTACAGGTATGTACAAATTAGGAGGTACAATTAAAAAGCTCCATTTTTTTTGGCTAATCTAACTTGGCTTCAACCCCTGCACCACGATGACTCGGTCGGGTTCTTCTAATCAGAAGGTGATAAAGTAATCCACCTGCATTTCTAAATCTAGCGAGACCAATTTCTTGATCTTTAGTATGATTCAATCCCCCCCAATGAAAGCATTGTTCATCTACCTTATATGAGTATCATAGTGATCAAAAACATTATCTGGAACGATCAAGGGTAGCTTATCTATAAACATGAATAGCCTCCTCAGATTCTCCCTTGTTATTGTTGACATGTCCACGATGTCTTTGTTGTCCATGTATACCCACAGATCACCAGAGTTTACCCTTTTAAGGCTATCGCGGCAAAAAGGGCATGATTGTGACCTCGAACGCCTGCAATGCATTGTATTAGATAATTCTCAGTTTGAGTAGTTGTACAAGCAAAATTAGCCGTACAGAAAGGAGATAAAATGCTGAATATACATATTTTGCAGAGTAATAAAGTACCGACGCCCTAGTAGAAACGAGTGCAATAGTGACCCAAAAAAGGAAGTACTTGACCGCCAGCAAGAGCTGCTATTATCCCCAAAGAGGGCCTTAACGAGAAAATGGTACTACTAAGTTCCATATATCACTTGCCAcaggaaattaataatttctaATACTCCACTATTTAGGAGATTGCTGCAGCTTCGAATCAATTTAACAAACTCAGAATGCAGAAATGCGCCACTGTGCTTTTCCCTTTCTTCCCTCTTAATAATTTCCCATTAGGTTGTAAGACGCAATGGTAAAGTTGTCTCCGTGTGATCTATAGATCACGGTTCGAGCCATCGAACAAGCCACTAATGTTTCCATTATAATGGGCTGTCAACATAACACCCCTTGGAAGTGCGGCCTTTTCATTGGAAACCTGTTATCTCACTTCTCCTAAGAAACATCCCCCATGTAACGGCAGCAACCTATGACTGTAGAGATATCCTTACCTAATATCATTGACTACTCCAAATGCGGTTAAATGGATGAAGCATATTTACATGGACTAGGAAACTAGTCCTAGCTGCAAGGTTTGTATGAATAGCACCCACAATCTGCGGAATAGCAGCACATCTAGGTGTCTGCAGGATCTCTATATTGTACAAAAATCTGTCATCATCAAGCAAAAAAACTTGGAGGCTCAGTTAGGAGGTGGAGGTCTGCCTCTTCGCATTTAATTCACCAATTTTTCATTTGACTAATTATTAGTGATGTTCTCCATGCCACCCGCGTGCAGGGGAGATTCTCAGAAAAAAACATCTCGGATCAGTATGTTCAAAAGATGACACTGAAACCCAGTATTATGGTGATGGGAAAGAGCAGAGATGCACTCCAGCTTCTCAGACAATTCAGAGTTACTGATTAGCAGGAAAAATCATACTGGCTGTAACATGTTTCCTAAATACAGATAGTTAAGATGATGACTGCTAGTTTTATATAGAGATTTAACAGTGATAATACTCGctcaataaaatgaaataatagtTACAATTTAGGATAGTGCACTTCCCCTGCACATGGGCACTGCATCATAAAGACAGGAAAACAATAAAGAAGAATGTATAAGCACACACAGCAGACCAGCCTAAGCTATATAGCTATATCACTTGACGTAGCTCCATTTTACCATGCTCTGCTTAACTATACCGTGACACAGGGGGAAACTGACACCCATCTGAAgcatttattataatttattaaactGCCAACCATACAAAAGGAAGGGGAGATACAGATGCAGGCATTTTCCTAAGCATGTCATCTCTATAATGAATTTCAAAAACTAAGGTACAAAAGAACCAGCTTACTAAAAAGACTTTTGTATCATTAAGTTATGTGGCTAACATGCACACAAGAAATTAAATACTGACCTAACCCTTTAACAACCCAGACCTAGCTATTAACTTGTTCCTGCCCTAGACATCTTTGAAATAGCTAGCCTGATAAATAGAGAAAGAACACCCCAGACTACCTGATAGAGGGACCACCCACAGGACCTCACCCCAGACTACCTGATAGAGGGACCACCCACAGGACCTCACACCAGGTAGCAATCGGCAGCTGTTATGTAACACATTAAAGTGTATGAAGGGGTTAGAAAGAGTGCAAAGGAAATGTGGAGTTGGCGTGGGATGAGAGAGTTAACGTCTTCAGAAGTGACTCGAAATTTACCAGGCCCACCGATCATAGAAAACTGAATATAGTAGTTAAACTTAACACACATCTTCTATCTCACACAAACTGCAACATTAAACATACCATTCACGATAGCATTTCAAACACAGGGCGTGATTGCATTTGGGAAGGACAATTTTGCTGTTCATTTCCATGCAGATTCCACATTCGTCTTCCCTTTCAATATCCGAGTCAGAAGATTGTCTGTAATCCTCATCATCTCTTCTCCTGTATCTCTCCTGGCAAACtgctttttgttttttgtcTTCTGAATCAGTAACACCTCTTTCAAGTTGAAGTAAGGAGG
The Solanum stenotomum isolate F172 chromosome 12, ASM1918654v1, whole genome shotgun sequence DNA segment above includes these coding regions:
- the LOC125846270 gene encoding tetraspanin-19-like — encoded protein: MVKLVKSCLRLSLKFTNITIGFMGIAMLIYGVWMIRVWQRDAANSPSSPDYAQFPWFIHAFLGVGTALCAITFLGHVAANSSNSYCLSFYMFIIFVLLLAEIAITADVFLNSDWEKDLPEDPSGRFDDFKDFVDSNSDICQWIALLCVVTQGCCILLATILRTLGQVKENSHEYEGEYAEPSAPLLRPPELPPNPLYPYVIGEPVHIEPHSVYKNV
- the LOC125846269 gene encoding E3 ubiquitin-protein ligase AIRP2-like; protein product: MNRGGIGIGGPMRKSFKDSLKVLEADIQHANTLASDFPREYDGACLQMRMSYSPAAHLFLFLVQWTDCHLAGALGLLRILIYKVYVDGTTTMSVHERKASIREFYAVIYPSLLQLERGVTDSEDKKQKAVCQERYRRRDDEDYRQSSDSDIEREDECGICMEMNSKIVLPKCNHALCLKCYREWRSRSQSCPFCRDSLKRVNSGDLWVYMDNKDIVDMSTITRENLRRLFMFIDKLPLIVPDNVFDHYDTHIR